From Polaribacter haliotis:
ACTACAACGCTTACTAACAAAGATATAGACACTTCTGTTACTTTTATTATAGAGTTGCAAGAAATTTATAATGTGGAGCTTTTAGACAAAATGAATGTTTGTTTTAAACAAGGTGAATTTGTACAATACAAAGAATTAAAAGACTTTAAAAAATTACTAAAAAACAAAGCTGTTACTGCTAAAACGATTGTATTCGATAATTTAATTACTACAAAACAAGAATTCGAAAACCATTGGGAAGTAGCAATTGAAGATAGTTGGTACAGTCGATTTTTAAGATAAGTATGGCAAAATACGATTACATAATTGCAGGTGGTGGTTGTGCAGGTTTAAGCCTGTTATATCGTCTTTTACAAGATCCTGTTTTACAGAATCGTTCAATTTTAGTTATTGATAAAGATGACAAGAAAAATAACGATAGAACTTGGTGTTTTTGGGAAAAAGAGCCAGGTTTATTTGAGTCGATTGTTCACGCAAAATGGAACACTTTAGAGTTTTTATCTACCGATTTTCAAGAAAAACTAGACTTGGGTGCTTACACTTACAAAATGATACAGGGTATAGATTTCTATAACTTTATAATCGATTTTGCGAAGAAATTTAGCAATGTTACTTTCTTACAAGAAAACATTATTTCTATAAATTCTGTTGAAAATTTAGCAATTTTAAGAACAGATAACGCTTCCTATTCAGCAAAATATATTTTTAATTCTACAAGTATTTTCAACCCAAAAATAACTGAGGAAAATTCACTTTTACAACATTTTAAAGGTTGGGTTATTAAAACAAAACAACCTTCTTTTAATCCAGAAGTTGGTCGTTTGATGGATTTTAGAGTTTCACAAGAAAATGGTGCCACTTTTATGTATGTTTTGCCAACTTCCACAACAGAAGCTTTAGTTGAATATACGTTGTTTAGTCCTACTCTATTGGATAAAGAAAAATATTCTTTAGAGTTAAAAAAGTACATCAGCCAAGAATTAAATATTGATACATATGAGATTACTCATGAAGAATTTGGAGTAATACCAATGTCTTTGGCGAAGTTTAACCATAATCCACAGAAAAACATCGTCAATTTAGGAACAGCAGGAGGATTTACAAAAGCTAGTAGTGGTTATACATTTCAATTTATTCAGAAAAATGTTGCAGAAATTGTAGCAAATTTAAAGGTTGATAAAAACCCAAATCAGCCATTATCCTTCACCCAAAAACGATTTAATTGGTATGACAGAACATTAATTGATGTTTTGTTATCAAAAAAATTAACAGGAAAAGATGTTTTTACTAAAATGTTTAAAAAAATATCCGCAGAAAAAATATTGGCTTTCTTAGGAAATGAAAGCACGTTTTTAGAGGATATTTCTATTATGAAAACCCTAC
This genomic window contains:
- a CDS encoding ABC transporter ATPase, which produces MMLVEFDSIPEDAKVWIYPSSRKFYANEIDEVTKKVKKFVETWKTENEDFKASYKILYNRFIVLSADDITTTLTNKDIDTSVTFIIELQEIYNVELLDKMNVCFKQGEFVQYKELKDFKKLLKNKAVTAKTIVFDNLITTKQEFENHWEVAIEDSWYSRFLR
- a CDS encoding lycopene cyclase family protein — translated: MAKYDYIIAGGGCAGLSLLYRLLQDPVLQNRSILVIDKDDKKNNDRTWCFWEKEPGLFESIVHAKWNTLEFLSTDFQEKLDLGAYTYKMIQGIDFYNFIIDFAKKFSNVTFLQENIISINSVENLAILRTDNASYSAKYIFNSTSIFNPKITEENSLLQHFKGWVIKTKQPSFNPEVGRLMDFRVSQENGATFMYVLPTSTTEALVEYTLFSPTLLDKEKYSLELKKYISQELNIDTYEITHEEFGVIPMSLAKFNHNPQKNIVNLGTAGGFTKASSGYTFQFIQKNVAEIVANLKVDKNPNQPLSFTQKRFNWYDRTLIDVLLSKKLTGKDVFTKMFKKISAEKILAFLGNESTFLEDISIMKTLPLKPFLVSGIKQFKE